The Aphis gossypii isolate Hap1 chromosome 3, ASM2018417v2, whole genome shotgun sequence genome includes a region encoding these proteins:
- the LOC114121424 gene encoding uncharacterized protein LOC114121424, translating to MVLWNKIVLFLISLCMVALCESTFQKPLDPFTLLRYDKRTPEDQPPNNEKNVSVEFDEYPVVVPKRTALLLDRLMVALQKAVDGNNSGNMKGYYPERSIPISGAPRPSPGMELQRRNQQKGRLYWRCYFNAVSCFK from the exons ATGGTTCTTtggaataaaatagttttatttctgATATCGTTGTGTATGGTTGCGTTGTGCGAATCGACATTTCAAAAACCATTGGACCCCTTCACATTACTCAGATACGACAAACGGACGCCTGAAGATCAGCCGCCGAACAACGAAAAGAACGTATCGGTCGAATTCGACGAATATCCG GTGGTTGTGCCAAAAAGGACTGCACTATTGCTAGATAGACTAATGGTGGCGTTACAAAAAGCTGTAGATGGAAATAATTCTGGAAATATGAAAGGATATTATCCAGAAAGATCGATTCCAATTAGCGGAGCTCCTAGACCAAGCCCAGGA aTGGAACTACAGAGACGAAATCAACAAAAAGGACGACTATACTGGAGATGTTATTTCAACGCTGTGTCCTGTTTTAAATAG